The Juglans regia cultivar Chandler chromosome 11, Walnut 2.0, whole genome shotgun sequence genome contains the following window.
TTCATTACTTCATTAATTTAGTTAAAACGTTGAATATTTctgaatattcttttttttatcacacaTAAATTAATGGTTTATGATGGTGTTTGCAGGGCAACCGGAGAGAAGGACATAAGATTCAAAGTTCTTTATTGCGGAGTATGCCACTCGGACCTTCACTTGGCGAAGAGCGAATGGGAGGGCTTTTCCCTCTACCCACTAGTTCCTGGGTATATATCATGTTTCTCAGCATTGACTACAATTTTGTACTTATTCAGCCATCTATAATATTTTCCTCAgctataattttcttgtgtaaagAGATTTAGAAGCCATGGCGTCGGAACTTGTTTTTGCAGGCACGAAATTGTCGGGGTAGTAACAGAAGTGGGGAGCAAGGTGAACAAAGTAAAAGTGGGAGATAAAGTAGGAGTGGGATGCCTTGTTGGTGCATGTCACTCCTGTGATGACTGTAGTAGTGATCTTGAGTCTTACTGCACCAAAATGATACTAACCTACAGTACCATTTACCACGATGGAACAGTAACATATGGAGGCTACTCAGACACAATGATAGCTGATGAGCGCTACGTTGTTCGGTTCCCGGAAAATCTACCACTTGACGCTGGTGCTCCACTGCTGTGTGCAGGAATCACAGTTTATAGTCCCTTGAAATATTATGGTCTTGCCGAGGCAGGTAAGCATATTGGGGTTGTTGGCTTAGGTGGGCTCGGTCATGTTGCTGTTAAATTTGCCAAGGCTTTTGGAGCAAAAGTGACAGTAATTAGTACCTCCCCTAGCAAGAAGGATGAAGCTTTGGAACATCTTGGTGCTGACTCATTTTTAGTTAGCCGTGACCAAGAAGAAATGCAGGTGAATGTTATATAGCGTTTAACTTATTCTTTACTTTGCAATATATATTCTGTTTTTTATGCTCTTCATATACGATTTTGGAAAAAGACGCTCTTGAGTTTGAACAGATCCCCTCAAGTTCGTGTTTGAACTTGCGGGtctcaaatataaaagagaaaaacatatAAAGTATCTCTTAAAGCATTTGTTACTGTCTACATAGATGTTTTAGACAAtgatcaataaatattgtaaactCGCTTCTTGTGTCCATCGTTCTCCGACTTGAGAGGATCTTGATCTATATACTTTTAGTCTAACCTACAGAACCTGACATGAGGCACATTAAATTTGTGTAGGCTGCACAAGGGACATTGGATGGTATAATTGACACAATATCTGCTGTGCATTCCCTTTTACCTTTAATTGGTCTATTGAAGACCCACGGAAAG
Protein-coding sequences here:
- the LOC108984582 gene encoding probable mannitol dehydrogenase; amino-acid sequence: MAKSPEEEHPEKAFGWAARDSSGVLSPFKFSRRATGEKDIRFKVLYCGVCHSDLHLAKSEWEGFSLYPLVPGHEIVGVVTEVGSKVNKVKVGDKVGVGCLVGACHSCDDCSSDLESYCTKMILTYSTIYHDGTVTYGGYSDTMIADERYVVRFPENLPLDAGAPLLCAGITVYSPLKYYGLAEAGKHIGVVGLGGLGHVAVKFAKAFGAKVTVISTSPSKKDEALEHLGADSFLVSRDQEEMQAAQGTLDGIIDTISAVHSLLPLIGLLKTHGKLVMVGAPEKPLELPVFPLLLGRKMVAGSATGGMKETQEMLDFAAKHNITADVEVIPMEYVNTAFERLVKGDVRYRFVIDIGNTLAATKP